From a single Pleurodeles waltl isolate 20211129_DDA chromosome 10, aPleWal1.hap1.20221129, whole genome shotgun sequence genomic region:
- the PCSK1N gene encoding proSAAS, whose translation MMGPALLLALLTALASVLSAACKPLGNGPRSPGQEDVGATRRFRRDLQMSLPYEAELMAYPPAEAMRTNEAYYPEMSEAMLARLAGLQQDERLAQALERLGGTGRTEAGMERLAPSGREQEERLALQQMMEEGRRRDKEAVYLANLLRYWNDMNQARGYNDQLAGQSRAPKAENSFPGGYPDYDETALASNMVKAPSSRNQLNAQMAQALLNRYRQEGGFEASPSRMDLEEPNDEDGQMDEEVLRYLVGRILTGMSEAGGPQRLSRRDLGLSNIRPEYRSSSKRVRRSLDEDRPDQANLLRVKRLGEGDEALLADAAALQDATYKLQAGLQRVKRTDEMGDEPTKPARSKRFAGYSDPEYSEQLLKYLPE comes from the exons CCTTTGGGAAATGGGCCACGGAGTCCTGGCCAAGAAGATGTGGGAGCCACCCGGCGCTTCCGGCGTGATCTCCAGATGAGCCTGCCCTACGAGGCAGAGTTGATGGCCTATCCACCGGCAGAAGCGATGCGAACCAATGAGGCCTACTACCCGGAGATGAGCGAGGCCATGTTGGCACGACTGGCAGGCCTGCAGCAGGATGAGAGGTTGGCCCAGGCACTGGAGCGGCTAGGTGGTACAGGCAGAACAGAGGCAGGCATGGAGCGGCTGGCACCAAGCGGACGGGAGCAGGAGGAGCGTCTAGCCCTGCAGCAGATGATGGAAGAGGGGAGGCGCAGGGACAAGGAGGCGGTCTACCTGGCCAATCTACTGCGTTACTGGAACGACATGAATCAGGCGAGAGGCTACAATGACCAGCTGGCGGGgcagtccagggcacccaaggcagAGAATAGCTTCCCAGGTGGCTACCCTGACTATGACGAGACGGCTCTGGCATCCAACATGGTCAAGGCCCCCAGTTCTAGAAATCAGCTGAATGCGCAGATGGCCCAGGCCCTCCTCAACAGATATCGACAAGAAGGCGGCTTTGAAGCTTCACCCTCTCGCATGGACCTGGAAGAACCCAACGATGAAGATGGGCAAATGGATGAGGAAGTCTTAAG ATACCTGGTCGGTCGCATCCTGACTGGCATGAGTGAGGCAGGAGGCCCCCAGCGCCTGTCCAGGCGGGACCTTGGCCTCTCCAACATCCGGCCTGAGTATCGAAGCAGCTCCAAGCGCGTGCGGCGCTCCCTGGATGAAGACCGCCCAGACCAAGCCAATCTCCTAAGGGTCAAGCGGTTGGGGGAGGGTGATGAAGCCCTGCTGGCCGACGCCGCCGCCCTTCAAGACGCCACCTACAAGCTCCAGGCAGGCCTGCAGCGCGTGAAGAGGACCGACGAGATGGGCGACGAGCCAACCAAGCCTGCCCGAAGCAAGCGATTCGCCGGCTACTCTGACCCCGAGTACTCCGAGCAGCTCCTGAAGTATCTGCCAGAGTAA